Proteins found in one Desulfosoma sp. genomic segment:
- a CDS encoding ogr/Delta-like zinc finger family protein: MEDLTICPHCGQQMKKWRTPDFSTWSAEYFWVCFNDECPYFVRGWSQMEKTVCTRASYRFRYDPDTGYRGPLPVWSRDALKTGIIED; the protein is encoded by the coding sequence ATGGAAGATCTCACCATTTGTCCCCACTGCGGTCAACAGATGAAGAAATGGCGTACACCGGACTTTTCCACCTGGTCGGCTGAATACTTCTGGGTGTGTTTTAACGATGAATGCCCGTATTTCGTCCGGGGCTGGAGTCAAATGGAGAAAACCGTTTGCACCAGAGCGTCGTACCGTTTTCGATATGATCCCGACACGGGCTATCGAGGGCCTCTCCCCGTTTGGTCCAGAGACGCTCTGAAGACTGGGATTATTGAGGACTAA
- a CDS encoding CoB--CoM heterodisulfide reductase iron-sulfur subunit A family protein, which translates to MSEVTNGHRSVLVVGGGMSGLSAALEAAEAGYPVYIVEKEPYLGGRVARMNKYFPKLCPPSCGLEINFRRIKNNPLVRFFTMAEVIKISGQPGDMDVSVKISPRYVNEKCTACGLCSEAAETRVPNPFDYGLSMVKAAYLPHEFAFPLRYVIAPEVVGTPEAEKIRDACPYGAVDLGMQEKVFDLKVGAVVWATGWKPYDATKIAYYGGGSFKNVITNVVMERLASTNGPTQGAILRPSDGTAVQKVAFVQCAGSRDENHLAYCSGICCLASLKQATYVLDQNPNASVTIFYIDIRALGKYEDFYTKVQTDARVRFVKGKPGEICEDAQSGQVIVQVEDQETGKILKEAFDLVVLATGMVPSTAEDKVPAEMAYDEHGFLLPAQAVSGVIPAGCVKRPVDVGSSVQDATAAALKAIQAMVRR; encoded by the coding sequence ATGTCTGAAGTGACCAACGGCCATCGCAGTGTCTTGGTGGTGGGAGGCGGGATGAGTGGGTTGAGTGCGGCCCTGGAGGCGGCGGAAGCCGGATATCCCGTCTACATCGTGGAAAAGGAGCCTTACTTGGGAGGGCGTGTGGCGAGGATGAACAAGTATTTTCCAAAGCTATGTCCTCCGTCGTGTGGCCTGGAAATCAATTTTCGTCGGATCAAGAACAATCCGTTGGTGCGGTTTTTTACTATGGCGGAAGTAATCAAGATTTCCGGACAACCCGGGGACATGGATGTGAGCGTGAAGATTTCCCCCCGTTATGTCAACGAAAAATGCACGGCGTGCGGGTTGTGCTCGGAAGCCGCGGAAACCCGGGTGCCCAATCCCTTTGATTATGGTTTAAGCATGGTCAAAGCGGCATATCTTCCGCATGAGTTCGCGTTTCCTTTGCGTTATGTGATCGCTCCGGAAGTGGTTGGAACGCCCGAGGCGGAAAAAATTCGGGACGCCTGTCCTTACGGGGCTGTGGACCTCGGAATGCAGGAAAAGGTCTTCGATCTCAAGGTGGGCGCTGTGGTGTGGGCCACAGGCTGGAAGCCTTACGATGCGACAAAGATCGCCTACTACGGGGGAGGCTCTTTTAAAAACGTGATCACCAACGTGGTCATGGAACGTTTGGCATCGACCAATGGACCGACACAGGGAGCGATTCTGCGTCCATCGGACGGAACGGCTGTGCAGAAAGTTGCCTTTGTGCAATGTGCTGGATCCCGCGATGAAAACCATCTGGCCTATTGCTCCGGTATCTGCTGCCTCGCCTCCTTGAAGCAGGCAACGTATGTCTTGGATCAAAATCCCAATGCCTCGGTGACCATCTTTTACATCGATATTCGTGCTTTGGGAAAATACGAAGACTTTTACACAAAGGTTCAAACCGATGCTCGCGTGCGGTTTGTCAAGGGCAAACCCGGGGAGATTTGTGAAGATGCCCAATCGGGTCAGGTGATCGTGCAAGTGGAAGATCAGGAAACCGGAAAGATCCTTAAGGAGGCTTTTGATTTGGTTGTCCTGGCCACGGGCATGGTGCCGAGCACGGCCGAAGACAAAGTTCCTGCCGAAATGGCCTACGACGAACACGGGTTCCTGCTTCCGGCGCAAGCCGTTAGCGGCGTGATTCCCGCCGGATGTGTGAAGCGCCCGGTGGATGTGGGCTCCAGTGTTCAGGATGCGACAGCGGCGGCCCTTAAGGCGATTCAGGCGATGGTGAGGAGGTAG
- a CDS encoding hydrogenase iron-sulfur subunit produces MEKKIGAYICTGCGIGEALDVAALAKVATGEYKVPVCREHAFLCSEEGRKLIEDDMAQQGVNTIVIAACSPRVMTDVFDFRPDKVLERVNLREQVVWSHPAGDEDTQMMAEDYLRMGLTKAKEMEPPVPFQGENLSKRILVVGGGLTGLTAAKEAAAAGYEVVLVEKSDTLGGYLKNVHSVPPLGPPYEDPYPFDGEGLIAAVTGSDKVKVYTGAHIEKISGAPCMFDVTIQSNGSQAAERVGAIVLATGSVPYDASKLTHLGYGTHADVITADRLEAMLKEGQVLRPSNGQPAGSVAFVLCAGSRDPDHLPYCSAACCVESLKQARVLKQKNPDMPVYIFYRDMRATGNYELLYKQVQKDGVIFVRGTVTDVSDDGSGALTVSAQDVLTRSPITSESVDLVVLATGMVSTAALGKPFKAQQPKEGEEAQEVPADTILVSNLLNLEYRQGPEVPALKYGFPDSHFICFPYESRRTGIYPAGTVRAPMDYARALEDAAGAALKAIQCVEMTAQGKAVHPRAGDLSYPEFFMQRCTQCKRCTEECPFGAINEDEKANPLPNPTRCRRCGVCMGACPERIISFKNYSVGMIGNVIKNIEVPEEDEEKPRIVVLACENDAYPALDMVGIRRAQYNPWVRVIPVRCLGSMNLVWIADALSKGIDGILLLGCKHGDDYQCHFVKGSELANIRMSKIKETLDRLVLESDRVRFEQVSITDYAKLPQLLDDFAATLENVGPNPYKGF; encoded by the coding sequence ATGGAAAAGAAAATTGGTGCGTACATCTGCACGGGCTGCGGCATTGGGGAAGCTTTGGATGTGGCGGCGTTGGCCAAGGTGGCCACCGGGGAGTACAAGGTGCCCGTGTGCCGAGAGCATGCCTTTTTGTGCAGTGAGGAAGGACGAAAGCTTATAGAAGACGACATGGCCCAACAAGGGGTAAACACCATCGTCATTGCGGCGTGTTCCCCTCGAGTCATGACGGATGTGTTTGATTTCCGACCGGATAAGGTTCTCGAGCGCGTGAATCTGAGGGAACAGGTGGTGTGGAGTCATCCGGCCGGAGACGAAGACACCCAGATGATGGCCGAGGACTACCTACGCATGGGCCTGACCAAGGCCAAAGAAATGGAACCCCCTGTGCCTTTTCAGGGTGAAAACTTGAGCAAGCGCATCCTCGTGGTCGGGGGTGGCCTTACAGGACTGACGGCCGCCAAGGAAGCTGCGGCAGCCGGCTATGAGGTCGTGCTTGTGGAAAAGAGCGACACCCTTGGAGGATACCTGAAAAACGTTCATTCCGTGCCGCCCTTGGGCCCACCGTATGAAGATCCCTACCCTTTTGATGGAGAGGGGTTGATTGCGGCGGTAACCGGAAGCGATAAGGTCAAGGTTTACACGGGGGCTCACATCGAAAAAATCAGCGGCGCGCCCTGCATGTTTGATGTCACCATTCAGTCCAACGGATCGCAGGCGGCGGAGCGGGTTGGAGCCATTGTTTTGGCTACGGGTTCCGTGCCCTATGATGCCTCAAAGCTCACGCACCTGGGTTATGGCACGCATGCCGACGTCATCACGGCCGACCGTCTGGAAGCCATGCTCAAGGAAGGCCAAGTTCTGCGCCCGTCCAACGGACAGCCCGCGGGAAGTGTGGCCTTTGTCCTCTGCGCCGGATCCCGAGACCCGGACCACCTGCCCTATTGTTCGGCGGCATGCTGTGTCGAATCCTTGAAACAAGCCAGAGTCTTGAAACAAAAGAACCCCGATATGCCTGTCTATATCTTTTATCGAGACATGCGGGCGACGGGAAATTACGAACTGCTTTATAAGCAGGTGCAAAAGGATGGAGTGATTTTTGTCCGTGGGACTGTCACGGACGTGAGTGATGACGGATCCGGCGCTCTCACCGTTTCCGCTCAGGATGTGCTCACCCGCTCGCCCATCACTTCCGAATCGGTGGATCTGGTGGTCCTGGCCACGGGCATGGTTTCCACCGCGGCCCTAGGAAAGCCTTTTAAGGCCCAACAACCCAAGGAAGGCGAAGAGGCTCAGGAGGTACCGGCTGACACCATTCTGGTTTCCAACCTGCTCAACCTGGAGTACCGGCAAGGGCCCGAAGTGCCGGCCCTGAAGTACGGGTTTCCAGATTCCCACTTCATTTGCTTTCCTTATGAATCGCGTCGCACAGGCATTTATCCCGCCGGGACGGTTCGCGCTCCCATGGATTATGCTCGTGCTTTGGAGGACGCCGCCGGAGCGGCGCTCAAGGCCATTCAGTGTGTGGAGATGACGGCTCAGGGAAAAGCGGTGCATCCTAGGGCCGGAGACCTCAGTTATCCGGAATTCTTCATGCAGCGATGCACCCAGTGTAAGAGGTGCACGGAGGAATGTCCTTTTGGTGCCATCAATGAAGACGAAAAAGCCAACCCGCTTCCCAACCCTACGCGATGCCGTCGCTGCGGCGTGTGCATGGGAGCGTGTCCGGAACGGATTATCTCATTCAAGAATTATTCTGTGGGCATGATCGGCAACGTGATCAAAAACATCGAGGTGCCCGAAGAAGACGAGGAAAAGCCTCGCATTGTCGTTTTGGCGTGCGAAAACGACGCCTATCCCGCTTTGGATATGGTGGGCATTCGGCGCGCTCAGTACAACCCCTGGGTGCGGGTCATTCCGGTGCGTTGCCTGGGTTCCATGAACTTGGTCTGGATCGCTGATGCGCTGTCCAAGGGCATCGACGGAATTTTGCTTTTGGGCTGCAAACACGGCGATGATTACCAGTGCCATTTCGTCAAGGGAAGTGAACTGGCCAACATTCGCATGAGCAAGATCAAGGAAACCCTGGATCGCCTGGTGCTGGAATCGGACCGCGTTCGTTTTGAGCAGGTTTCCATTACGGATTACGCCAAGCTGCCGCAGTTGCTTGATGACTTTGCAGCAACTTTGGAAAACGTGGGCCCGAACCCGTACAAGGGTTTTTAA
- a CDS encoding YkgJ family cysteine cluster protein: MNPAQDTEVVYRAESTIRFACHHDLPCFTQCCRDVNIYLTPYDILRLRRRLRMGSTEFLARYTRHYLAKVTHVPVVQLAMDPETLRCPFVGDEGCRVYEDRPWACRMFPLDLGKENGAYRLLADKKRCLGLHEGPSWTVGRWLKTQGVDLYEAMEQAFQQVMPPDFKPGERMEAGLGKLLYLAYDLDRFDAMLSDPRFRAFYGIDEDRYEKVQQDDEEKLLLAFAYIQNQMAELFSVL; this comes from the coding sequence ATGAACCCCGCACAAGATACTGAAGTGGTTTATCGTGCGGAGAGCACGATACGGTTTGCTTGTCACCATGACTTACCATGTTTTACCCAGTGTTGTCGCGATGTGAATATTTATCTCACCCCTTACGATATTCTACGATTGCGCCGTCGCTTGCGCATGGGATCGACGGAATTTCTAGCTCGATACACGCGCCATTATTTGGCCAAGGTCACCCATGTGCCTGTGGTGCAGCTGGCCATGGACCCCGAAACTCTGCGATGTCCCTTTGTGGGGGATGAAGGATGTCGTGTCTATGAAGATCGGCCTTGGGCGTGCCGCATGTTTCCCTTGGATTTGGGAAAAGAAAACGGAGCCTATCGCCTGCTGGCGGACAAAAAAAGATGCCTGGGGCTTCATGAAGGACCGTCGTGGACGGTAGGCCGGTGGCTCAAGACACAAGGCGTGGATCTTTACGAAGCCATGGAACAGGCCTTTCAACAAGTCATGCCGCCGGATTTTAAGCCCGGAGAGCGTATGGAAGCGGGATTGGGAAAGCTCTTGTACCTGGCTTATGATCTCGACCGCTTTGACGCCATGTTGAGTGATCCTAGATTTCGAGCGTTTTACGGCATCGATGAGGATCGTTACGAAAAGGTGCAACAGGACGATGAAGAAAAGCTTCTTTTAGCCTTCGCTTATATTCAGAACCAGATGGCCGAACTGTTTTCGGTTCTTTAG
- a CDS encoding DUF5663 domain-containing protein yields the protein MNTPFSPATEEATPLNIRNPYIVNFLKALVEKKGEQHTPEALKKLLDDMYKLFENLLGQNMVKALPEDKRAEYLELTKDLSKLSYKKVEEIFDKHVPHYQEVMKETMKQFTVLFMKNRRFDPKDFENLPDTSVSS from the coding sequence ATGAACACACCGTTCAGCCCGGCTACGGAAGAAGCAACACCTCTCAACATTCGCAACCCCTATATCGTCAATTTCTTGAAAGCTCTCGTGGAAAAAAAGGGAGAACAGCACACCCCCGAGGCTCTCAAAAAACTCCTTGATGACATGTACAAGCTGTTTGAAAATCTTCTGGGTCAAAACATGGTTAAGGCACTGCCGGAAGACAAACGTGCCGAATATTTGGAACTCACTAAGGATCTGTCAAAACTCAGTTACAAAAAGGTGGAAGAAATCTTTGACAAGCATGTGCCTCATTACCAGGAGGTCATGAAAGAAACCATGAAGCAATTCACGGTGCTTTTCATGAAAAACCGCCGCTTCGACCCCAAGGATTTTGAAAACCTTCCGGACACCTCGGTGTCGTCATAA
- a CDS encoding transporter substrate-binding domain-containing protein, with protein sequence MLSAILNRKTDRRGGTPFLGLILFCTLIFSSVQPPLVSLTSAQNIPLVVAARENHEPFSYTDIHGQPAGLFVDLWRLWASRTGRSVKFVLSETMDMENRILDGRADAWTGLFTLASHPELALSDPVMLLFRAPTVTTHDGVLAIRVAVRPDRTDLLTEINQGFLKLTEKDRQTLLVRWWPQDNWVHLPRSRLINAMLLGGAFLILWAIGAYALYRFKLQGKSQELLAALTELRLKNKVLQSEIAERRQVEKDKERLIQELREALENVRKLRGLLPICAYCKKIRDDLGYWNQLESYLSQHADVTFTHSICPECSKKIYEELKAFKDAEQQKKKAVSG encoded by the coding sequence ATGCTTTCGGCCATCCTTAACAGAAAAACAGACCGTCGTGGCGGAACACCCTTTCTTGGGCTGATTTTGTTCTGCACCCTGATTTTTTCTTCTGTGCAGCCCCCTCTTGTTTCCCTGACGTCGGCTCAGAATATACCCCTCGTTGTGGCAGCTCGAGAAAACCACGAACCCTTTTCCTACACGGACATCCATGGCCAGCCCGCCGGGTTGTTCGTGGACTTGTGGCGGCTTTGGGCTTCGCGCACAGGACGCTCCGTAAAGTTTGTCCTTTCTGAAACCATGGATATGGAAAACCGTATTCTGGATGGTCGAGCCGATGCGTGGACCGGGCTTTTCACCCTGGCCAGTCATCCTGAGCTTGCCCTGAGTGACCCGGTCATGCTTCTTTTTCGAGCGCCTACGGTCACAACCCATGATGGTGTCTTGGCGATTCGTGTCGCCGTCCGCCCAGACAGAACGGATCTACTGACTGAAATCAACCAGGGATTTCTCAAGCTCACCGAAAAGGACCGCCAAACCCTATTGGTGCGCTGGTGGCCTCAGGACAATTGGGTGCATCTGCCACGTTCCCGCCTCATAAACGCGATGCTGCTGGGAGGTGCTTTTCTTATTCTATGGGCCATAGGTGCGTACGCTCTCTATCGATTCAAGCTTCAGGGCAAATCGCAGGAATTGTTGGCCGCATTGACCGAATTACGCCTCAAAAACAAGGTGCTGCAGTCCGAAATCGCCGAACGTCGGCAGGTCGAAAAGGACAAGGAACGCCTCATTCAGGAATTGCGAGAAGCCCTGGAAAACGTTCGAAAGCTCCGAGGACTTTTGCCCATCTGCGCCTACTGCAAAAAAATTCGAGACGACCTAGGCTATTGGAATCAACTGGAAAGTTATCTCAGCCAGCACGCGGATGTAACCTTTACGCACAGTATCTGCCCCGAATGCTCCAAAAAGATCTACGAGGAACTTAAAGCCTTTAAGGATGCGGAACAACAAAAGAAAAAAGCCGTCTCCGGGTAA
- a CDS encoding YkgJ family cysteine cluster protein has translation MEKEIVDTAPQKIRDRLRPIVNGTFQFACHPNVPCFTECCRDLNLMLTPYDILRLARHLGLSTTAFLDAYTDVVVAEGSPLPSVILKMQEDARRTCPFVTDEGCRVYADRPSACRTYPLARASRKHRVHGTVLESYYLVVEDHCRGFEEPCSWTIEQWIEDQGLEPYHRMNNDWMDMVTHPRLRQGLSEKQIPIYFMASYDLDRFRSFVFESRFLEVFDTGILDVERAREDDAALYELAMSWLKCFLLGEGPIRPKKGISGP, from the coding sequence ATGGAAAAAGAAATTGTGGACACGGCTCCCCAGAAGATTCGCGACCGTCTAAGGCCTATTGTCAACGGGACATTTCAGTTTGCATGCCACCCTAACGTCCCCTGTTTTACGGAATGTTGTCGCGATTTGAACCTTATGCTGACGCCCTATGACATTCTCAGGCTGGCTCGGCATCTGGGCCTTTCGACTACAGCCTTTTTGGATGCTTATACCGATGTGGTGGTGGCCGAAGGCAGCCCTTTGCCCTCAGTGATCCTGAAGATGCAGGAGGATGCCAGGCGCACCTGTCCTTTTGTGACGGACGAGGGATGCCGGGTTTATGCCGATCGGCCTTCGGCATGCCGCACTTACCCGCTGGCTCGAGCGTCGAGAAAGCATCGAGTCCACGGCACGGTATTGGAATCCTATTACTTGGTCGTGGAAGATCATTGCCGAGGTTTCGAGGAGCCGTGTTCCTGGACCATTGAGCAATGGATCGAAGACCAGGGTCTGGAACCGTACCATCGGATGAACAACGACTGGATGGACATGGTTACGCACCCACGTCTACGCCAGGGTCTTTCCGAAAAACAGATTCCCATCTATTTCATGGCATCCTACGATCTGGACCGGTTTCGATCCTTTGTGTTTGAAAGCCGGTTCTTGGAAGTTTTTGACACGGGGATCCTCGATGTGGAGCGGGCCCGCGAAGACGACGCGGCACTTTATGAACTCGCCATGTCGTGGCTGAAATGCTTCCTTTTGGGCGAAGGACCTATCCGGCCCAAAAAAGGTATTTCAGGGCCTTGA
- a CDS encoding (Fe-S)-binding protein gives MEPKFVSLEMRDYIVSMGAETVNWCMQCGLCTNLCPWRLVPGETSEKFNIRHMQRLGQMGMEGFEEEQILFACTTCSMCQSNCPRGVKIVDNVRAMRSSLVGAGMAPANLRPILGSAHANGNPWSGPREKRTAWQQGLDVPSFGPDTEYFLFVCCHSCYDPRSTKVAQSIVKLLKAAGISFGVIGNEESCCGESMRKLGDEELFQKLAQSNIELFNAKGVKKIITTSPHCLWTFTHEYPEMGGQWEVIHYTQLLAQCLEDGRLKLVDGVSKKVAFHDPCYLGRHSGIFDPPRRLLQTVAKGETVELSRRRELSLCCAGGGGRIWAEVPMGERFGELRITDALDKGAQVLATSCPYCMNMLIDACNSLGKQEELEIAELSELLAANL, from the coding sequence ATGGAACCCAAATTCGTCTCGCTGGAAATGCGCGACTATATCGTGAGCATGGGCGCGGAGACCGTGAACTGGTGCATGCAGTGCGGTCTGTGCACCAATCTATGCCCGTGGCGCCTGGTGCCGGGGGAAACCAGCGAAAAATTCAACATTCGCCACATGCAGCGTTTGGGCCAGATGGGCATGGAAGGTTTTGAAGAAGAACAGATCCTTTTTGCCTGCACCACCTGCAGCATGTGCCAGAGCAATTGTCCTCGCGGCGTGAAGATTGTGGACAACGTGCGGGCCATGCGGTCGAGCCTCGTAGGGGCGGGGATGGCCCCCGCCAACCTGCGACCGATCTTGGGCAGCGCCCACGCCAACGGCAATCCCTGGTCGGGGCCTCGCGAAAAGCGCACCGCCTGGCAGCAGGGACTGGATGTCCCCTCTTTTGGTCCGGACACCGAATACTTTCTCTTTGTCTGCTGCCATTCCTGCTATGACCCTCGAAGCACCAAGGTGGCTCAGAGCATTGTGAAGCTGTTGAAGGCCGCCGGGATCAGCTTTGGTGTCATCGGCAACGAAGAAAGCTGTTGCGGGGAAAGCATGCGCAAGCTTGGCGACGAAGAACTTTTCCAAAAACTGGCCCAGTCCAATATCGAGCTCTTCAACGCCAAGGGTGTTAAAAAGATTATCACCACCTCGCCTCATTGCCTCTGGACCTTCACCCACGAATACCCCGAAATGGGCGGACAATGGGAAGTGATTCATTACACGCAACTCTTGGCCCAATGCCTAGAGGACGGTCGATTAAAACTTGTAGACGGTGTGTCCAAAAAGGTCGCCTTTCACGATCCCTGCTACCTGGGTCGACACAGCGGTATTTTTGATCCGCCTCGCCGGCTTCTTCAGACTGTGGCCAAGGGCGAAACGGTGGAATTGAGCCGGCGTCGTGAGCTCAGCTTGTGCTGTGCCGGCGGCGGCGGTCGTATTTGGGCGGAAGTGCCCATGGGAGAACGCTTTGGGGAACTGCGCATCACCGACGCCCTGGACAAAGGGGCTCAAGTGCTGGCCACGTCTTGTCCCTATTGCATGAACATGTTAATTGACGCATGCAATAGCTTGGGCAAGCAGGAAGAGTTGGAGATTGCGGAGCTGTCGGAGCTCTTGGCCGCAAACCTCTAG
- the aprB gene encoding adenylyl-sulfate reductase subunit beta → MPSYVILEKCDGCKGQDKTACMYICPNDLMVLDKEKMKAFNRAPEMCWECYNCVKICPQQAVDVRGYADFVPMGASVVPLRGSEDIMWTVKFRNGEVKRFKFPIRTTPEGQAKPWPDEWQTGSDDIKSPVLCTEPASTLAAELPTLKK, encoded by the coding sequence ATGCCTAGTTACGTCATTCTCGAGAAATGCGACGGCTGCAAGGGGCAGGACAAGACCGCGTGCATGTACATCTGCCCCAACGACCTGATGGTCCTGGACAAGGAAAAGATGAAAGCCTTCAACCGGGCTCCGGAAATGTGTTGGGAATGCTATAACTGCGTGAAGATCTGCCCGCAGCAGGCGGTGGATGTCCGTGGTTATGCCGACTTCGTTCCCATGGGCGCCTCGGTTGTGCCGCTTCGCGGTTCCGAAGACATCATGTGGACCGTGAAGTTCCGCAACGGCGAAGTGAAACGGTTCAAGTTCCCCATTCGGACGACCCCGGAAGGCCAGGCTAAGCCGTGGCCCGATGAGTGGCAAACGGGTTCCGATGACATCAAGAGCCCTGTGCTCTGCACGGAACCGGCGTCCACCCTGGCGGCAGAACTTCCCACCCTGAAGAAGTAA
- the aprA gene encoding adenylyl-sulfate reductase subunit alpha, whose protein sequence is MKPSDFETVRVDTDLLILGGGMSACGATFEASYWAKKYGLKVTVVDKAAMDRSGAVAMGLSAINQYIGYGKGQNTVEDYVKYVRQDLMGISREDLVYDIARHVDSSVHLFEKWGLPIWKDENGEYVHEGRWQIMINGESYKVVVAEAAKNALATMGDKGQLFERVFIVEPLLNNGKCVGAVGFSVRENKFYVFTAKATIACMGGAVHVFRPRSVGEGLGRAWYPPWNSGSTAYFTIRAGAEMTCQEVRFIPVRFKDGYGPVGAWFLLFKSRATNALGEEYMVTRANELPKWAPYGTGKPIPANLRNWLGMEDVMAGKGPIYMRTEEAIANLAAKYKDDPKAFKKKMKELEAEAWEDFLDMTISQAILWAGMNIKPEEKPSEIAAAEPYFIGSHSGASGAWVCGPEDLMPAEYRKQWEPIGVYNHMTTVPALFTAGDGAGASSHKFSSGSHAEGRIAAKGAIAYILDHNQAPAVDEAQVAALRDKILAPLARFEEFAALSSDPDINPNFIKPKMFMFRLQKIMDEYCAGVSAQFTTNKHLLERGLELLTMLKEDSEKLAAENLHELMRCWENVQRMWIAESHLRHVLFREESRWPGYYYRADCPDMDEQNWHCFVNSVWNPATGEWTMKKVPVVHLDV, encoded by the coding sequence ATGAAGCCTTCCGATTTCGAAACTGTACGAGTCGATACCGATCTTCTTATTCTGGGCGGTGGTATGTCCGCCTGTGGCGCCACTTTCGAGGCGTCCTACTGGGCCAAGAAGTACGGCTTGAAGGTCACCGTGGTGGACAAGGCCGCCATGGATCGTTCCGGCGCCGTGGCCATGGGGCTTTCCGCCATCAACCAATACATCGGTTATGGCAAGGGCCAAAACACCGTTGAAGATTATGTCAAGTACGTCCGTCAGGACCTCATGGGCATTTCCCGTGAAGACCTGGTGTACGACATCGCCCGTCACGTGGACAGCTCCGTGCATCTTTTCGAAAAATGGGGTCTTCCCATTTGGAAAGATGAAAACGGCGAATACGTCCATGAGGGACGTTGGCAGATCATGATCAACGGCGAATCCTACAAGGTCGTCGTGGCCGAAGCCGCTAAGAACGCACTGGCCACCATGGGCGACAAGGGCCAGCTGTTCGAGCGCGTTTTTATCGTTGAGCCGCTTCTGAACAATGGCAAGTGTGTGGGTGCCGTAGGTTTCAGCGTTCGTGAAAACAAGTTCTATGTCTTCACGGCCAAGGCCACCATCGCCTGCATGGGTGGTGCGGTGCATGTGTTCCGGCCGCGTTCCGTGGGTGAAGGTCTGGGCCGCGCGTGGTATCCGCCTTGGAATAGTGGTTCCACGGCTTACTTCACCATTCGTGCCGGCGCCGAAATGACCTGCCAGGAAGTGCGCTTCATCCCCGTGCGCTTCAAAGACGGTTACGGCCCGGTGGGTGCGTGGTTCTTGCTGTTCAAGTCCCGCGCCACCAACGCTCTGGGTGAAGAGTACATGGTGACCCGCGCCAACGAGCTGCCCAAGTGGGCTCCTTACGGCACCGGTAAGCCTATCCCGGCCAACCTGCGTAACTGGCTCGGTATGGAAGACGTCATGGCCGGTAAGGGTCCGATCTACATGAGGACGGAAGAGGCCATCGCCAACCTGGCTGCCAAGTACAAAGACGATCCCAAGGCCTTCAAGAAGAAAATGAAGGAATTGGAAGCCGAAGCTTGGGAAGACTTCCTTGACATGACCATCAGCCAGGCCATTCTGTGGGCCGGTATGAACATTAAGCCGGAAGAAAAGCCTTCGGAAATCGCTGCCGCCGAACCGTACTTCATCGGTTCGCACTCCGGTGCTTCCGGTGCCTGGGTGTGCGGTCCCGAAGACCTGATGCCTGCGGAATACCGCAAGCAATGGGAACCCATCGGTGTCTACAACCATATGACCACGGTTCCGGCGCTGTTCACGGCGGGTGACGGTGCGGGTGCCTCCTCGCACAAATTCTCCTCCGGTTCCCACGCCGAAGGCCGTATCGCGGCCAAGGGCGCCATCGCCTACATCCTGGACCACAATCAAGCTCCGGCTGTGGACGAAGCCCAGGTGGCGGCGCTGCGCGACAAGATTCTGGCTCCGTTGGCTCGGTTTGAAGAATTCGCGGCTCTGTCCAGTGACCCGGACATCAACCCGAACTTCATCAAGCCGAAGATGTTCATGTTCCGCCTCCAGAAGATCATGGATGAATACTGCGCCGGTGTGTCGGCTCAGTTCACCACCAACAAGCACTTGCTGGAGCGCGGCCTTGAACTGCTCACCATGCTGAAGGAAGACTCCGAAAAGCTGGCGGCCGAAAACCTGCATGAACTCATGAGGTGCTGGGAAAACGTGCAACGTATGTGGATCGCCGAAAGCCACCTGCGTCACGTCCTGTTCCGCGAGGAAAGCCGTTGGCCCGGTTATTACTACCGTGCCGACTGCCCGGATATGGATGAACAGAATTGGCATTGCTTCGTCAACTCGGTTTGGAATCCTGCGACCGGCGAATGGACCATGAAGAAGGTCCCTGTCGTTCACCTGGATGTCTAA